The genomic region CGGGGCTGCTCTTCACCACCACCGCGACCACTGCCGGCGGCACCGCACTGCGGGAGGACCGGCGCCCCCAGCTCAACCAGCTCATCGAGGAACGCCGGGAGCAGGTAGTGGCTAGCGAGCGCCGAGCAGCCACGCTGCGCAACGAGGTCGAGGACCGTACGAACACACTTGCCGGCTCCGACGCCCCGATCCAGGCCCAGCAGACCCGCGCCCAGCGCAGCCTCCAGTCGGCCGGGTTCACCGCGCTCACCGGCACCGGCGTCACCGTCGAGCTGAACGACGCGCCCCAGCACAACGACGAGGCTCACTCCGACGCCAGCAACGACGACCTTGTGGTGCACCAGGGTGACGTACAGGCAGTGGTCAACGCGCTGTGGGCCGGCGGAGCGGAGGCCATGTCAATCATGAACGTCCGCGTGCTCGCCACCAGCGCGGTACGCTGCGTCGGTAACACCCTGCTGCTGCACGGGCGGGTGTACTCCCCACCGTTCAAGATCGTAGCAATCGGCGATCCCGCTGCCCTCCAGCAGGCCCTCGCCAGCTCTGAGGGAGTCCGGTTGTTCAAGGACGCGGTCGACGACTACCAGCTCGGCTACAAGGAGTCCGTCTCCACGGTGACGGTCCCGGCCTTCGAGGACTCCACCGCCCTGCGCTCGGCGACGGTGCCCCGGTGAGCGGCCCGGACGAGCGGCGCGACGGGCGACACCGCGACCAGGCCGACGAACCGACCGACTTTCTGCCCAAGGTCAACCGACCCGCGACTCCCGGCCGACCCGAGGCGACTCCCGACCGACCCGCGGCTCCCGGCCTCCCTGAGCCCACTCCCCGCCGCCCTGACGCGGCTGCCGGTCGACCTGGGCCGCCTCCCGCTCGGCCGAGTCCGGCCGGCAACTGGCCCGAACCGGTGCTGCCCACCCGCCCCGGCGCGACCCGTCCACCGGCCGCTCCCCGGCCGCCGAACGCCGGCCCGGCGGGCCCCTCGGACCGCCCCGCCGTAGCCGCACCGCCGCCCTGGCCCGGTGCCGCAGCGGCCAGCACCAGCCCGCACAGCGGGCCTACTGGCCCCGGCCCACGCGGCGCGCCCACCGGTCCCGGCCCGCATGGCGGGTCCACCGCGCCCGGCCCGCATGGCGGGTCCACCGCGCCCGGCCCGTACGGCGGATCCGGCCGTCCCACTGCCGGTGCTGACCGGCCGAGCGCTTCCGCCGACCCAGGGCCGGTCCGGCCGACAGGTCCCATCCGCCCGCCTGCACCGGGCGGCGCGCCGACCAGCCCGCCGGCCGCCAGCGGCCCGTCCGGCGTACCCACCGGGCCGGCTCCTGCCGGCGGCGGGCCGGCTCTATCCGGCGGCGGTCCGAGCCGGGCCGTGGGCGACGAGCCGACCGCGTACCTTCCGAAGGTCGGCCCCCGGTCCCCCCGCCCGACCGGGTCTCCGGGGAGCGCACCTCAGGCCGGGTCCGGTCGCGGCCCGGACCCCGCCGCCGACCCGGGCGCCACCGCGCTCATCCCCGCCGTGTCCGCAAGGCCCACGCCCCGGCCCCCGGCCATGGATTCCACGGCGCTGATGGGCGCGGTGCCCCGCACCCCGACCACCGACGACCCGGCCGGTACGGACGACGGCCCCGCCGAGCCGCCCCGCCCTCGCCGCGGCGAACGGGTGGTCCAGCTCCGGCCGCACCAGACCGGCGAGGGCTACAAGAGCGTCTACTCGGAACTCACCCGCCCGTCGCTCGGGTCCCGGATCCGTACCGGCATCCGGGTCACCGGCGAGGTGCTGATCACCTTCGGCCTCGTGGTGCTGCTCTTCGCCGGCTACGAGATCTGGGGCAAGTCGGCCATCGTCGACGCCCACCAGAACGACCTCAGCAACGAGCTCGCCCAGGTCTGGGCCCCTACCGACGACCCGACTGTCGCTCCGTCCGCCGGCCCGAGCGCCAAGCCGTCCCCTCCGGTCCGCGGCAAGCCGCTCGCCGGCCTCTACATCCCCAAGCTCGACAAGAGCTGGGTGGTGGTCGAAGGTGTCACCCAGGCCGACATCAGGTACGCCCCGGGCCACTACCCCGCCAGCGCGCTGCCCGGCCAGGTCGGCAACTTCTCCGTCGCCGGCCACCGCAACCGGGCCACGTTCTGGCGGCTGGACGAGCTGAACGAGGGCGACGCGATTGTCGTCGAGGGCAAGACCGAGTGGTACGTCTATCTGGTTTCGCAGTCCCGGATCGTCAAGCCGACGCAGGTCGAGGTGGTGGCTCCGGTGCCCGGCGATCCGGACAAGAAGCCGACCAAGCGGATGCTCACGCTCACCACCTGCAATCCGAAGTTCGACAACTACCAGCGCCTGATCGTCCACGCCGAACTGGACCGTACCCAACCCAAGACGGCGGGCCGTCCCGCCGAGCTGGGGGGCTGACCGATGTACGCGTTCATCTGGCGCAAGCTCCCCTTCGGCCTGGTCGGCAAGCTGACCGGCTCGGTGCTGCTGGTGGCCGCCACTGTGGCCCTGCTCTGGTTCGTGGCCTTCCCCTGGGCCGAGCCGCTGCTGCCCTTCGACGACGTGCAGGTCGAGTCCGGCGTGCCTGCGGAGACGGGCGGCGAGGACGCGGTGACCGGGGAGACCCCGGCCGGCGACGAGCACGACCTGCCGTACGACACCGAGCAGAACAATCCCGCGCCGTCCTCCCCGAGCAGGTGATCATGCGCGTCCTGGTGATCGACAACTACGACTCGTTCGTCTTCAACCTCGTGCAATATCTGGGCCAGCTCGGCGTGGACTGCGAGGTCCGCCGCAACGACGAGATCGACGTGGCCGAGGTCGGCCGGGTGGGCGCGGCGGGCATCCTGCTCTCACCCGGGCCGGGCAGCCCCGATCGCGCCGGCATCTGCCTTGACGTCATCCGGGAGTACGCGGGCGAGCTGCCGATCTTCGGCGTCTGCCTCGGTCACCAGGCCATCGGCGAGGCGTTCGGTGCGACAGTGACCCGGGCCCCCGAGCTGCTGCACGGCAAGACCTCCGACGTACGGCACCGGTCGGTTGGCGTGCTCGCCGGCCTGCCCGACCCGTTCACCGCCACCCGCTACCACTCGCTGGCCGTGCTGCCCGAGACGCTTCCCGACGAGCTTGAGGTCACCGGCTGGACGGGCTCCGGCGTGGTGATGGCGATGCGGCACCGCACACTGCCGATCGAGGGCGTGCAGTTCCACCCGGAGTCGGTGCTCACCGAGGGCGGTCACCTGATGCTCGCCAACTGGCTGGCCGGCTGCGGTCACCCGGAGGCGCTGGAACGGGCACCCGCGCTGGCCGCCGAGGTCGACGCCCGCCGCCTGGCGGCGTTCGCCACCACCTGAGAACCGCCGGAGTCGACTCGCGGGGCAGGTCAGGGCCGTAGTGCGTTCTGGACCGCCGGGTCCGCGGGCGAGCTGACCGCTGGCGCCCGGCCCCGGACCGCGTCCCACGCCGCCTTGCCACTGGCGAAGTAGTCCCGAACCGACTTCTCCGCGAGCAGGGCAGCGCCGCAGCCGTCGCAGCGGGCGGTCACGCCGTCGACGTCGAGGCCGATCTGCCGGCACAGCGTCACCGCTCGGGACAGGTGGTAGGACTGGGTGACGATAAGTGCCCGCTCGACGCCGTACACCTCGCGTGCTCGCAGGCAGCTGTCGTACGTGTCGAGGCCGAACGGGTCGGCCACCACGCGCTGCGGATCGACACCGAGCCCGGCGAGGTACGACGTCATCACCGCCGGCTCGTCACCCGAGGTGCCACCGCCGTCGCCCGACACGAGGACGACCTTGGCCCGCCCACTGGTCACCAGCGCCGCGGCGGTCTCCAGGCGGCCGGCGAGCCGGTCACCGGGACGTTGCCGATCAGCTGCCACGGCGGTGCCCAGGACGATCACCACGTCGGCGGCCGGCGCGTCGGCCTCCGAGTGCAGATGGCCGCGTGCGGCGAGCGTCGTCCACAGCCACGGAAGGCTGGCGAGCAGCAGCACGACGACGCCCAGGATGGCCGCGCGTCTGAGGCGTCGAGGCCAGCGGCGCACCGGCCCGGCCGCTGTCGCTTCTGAGTCGGTCATGCCGATGCCCAGGTGTGCCTAGTCCTGGGGAAGTCGGGTCGGCGGAGGCGGGAACGGCAGGCCGCCGCCGCCTCCGCTGCCAGGCGTGGTCGGCGTACCGGTCGGTGTGCCCGTCGGTGTGCCCGACGGCGTCGGGTCGGTCTCCGGTTCCGGCTGGCTCACCTTGATGGTCACCCTCGTGCCTGTCGGCTTCTTGTCCTTGGCGTTCGGGCTCTGGTCGGTGACCTTGCCGGCCTCAGCCGCCGGCACCTCCGGCCCGTTCTGGGAACTCACAGTGAAGCCCGCGTTGCGAAGGACGCGGGTGGCCTCGTTCTCGCTCAACCCGACCACGTCCGGCACCTCGCGGACCTTGCCGTTGGACACCGTCAGCGTCACCTGCGTGCCCTCGGGAACGCGCTGGCCCTCCGGCGGGTCGACGCTGAGGACCTCGTTCTGGGGCGCCTCGTTGTCCACCGTCTTGACCTCGTACTTGAGCTTCGCCTCGGTGAGCCGGGCGATCGCGCTCTCCCGCTTGCTGCCCTTGAGCCCCGCCGGAACCGCTACCTCGGGCTTGCCACCACAGACCTGGATCGTCACCGAGGCGTTCTGCTTCAGCCGACCGCCCGGCCCGGGGTCCTGTCGGACCACGCTGCCCTCCGTGCAGTCGCTGGCGAACACCGGATCGCCCACCACCGGCTGGAACCCGGCATTGCGGATCTCCGTGATCGCGGCTGTCTGACTCTTGCCAGTAAGGGTCGGCACCGGCTTCAGCGCCTCGTCCTGCTGCTGGCTCCAGAGCAGGGCCGCCACCAGGGCGATCACCGCCAGCACACCGACCGCGCTGAACAGGGCGATCAGCCAGGAGGACGCCTTGCGCTGACGCGGGTCGCCGACCCGGGCCGGGATCTGCCGGGTCTGCGCCCCGCCGCCGGCAGCCGGGTAGCCGCCTCCGCCGCCGGCCGGAGCCATCGCCACCGTCTCGGCCTCACGCAGCACCGGAGTGGCGAGCACCGGTCGACCGGCGGCGGCGCGCAGCAGGTCGGCCCGCATCTCCCCGGCACTCTGGTAACGGTTGAGCGGGTTCTTCGACAGCGCCTTGAGCACGATCGCGTCGACAGCCGGGTTGACGTCCGGGTTGATGTCGCTCGGCGTCGGCGGCGTCTCGCGTACGTGCTGGTAGGCGACGCTCACCGGGCTGTCACCGACGAACGGCGGGTGCCCGCATACCAGCTCGAAGAGCACGCAGCCGCCCGCATACACGTCGGAACGGGCGTCGACGGCCTCACCGCGCGCCTGCTCCGGGGAAAGGTACTGCGCCGTGCCGATGACCGCGCTTGTCTGCGTCATCGTGGTCGCGCCGCTGGCCAGAGCCCGGGCAATGCCGAAGTCCATCACCTTGACCTGGCCGGTCTGGGTGAGCATGACGTTGCCCGGTTTGATGTCCCGGTGGATGATGCCGTGCCGGTGGCTGAACTCCAGCGCCGCGCACATGTCGGCGCAGATCTCCAGCGCTCGACGTGGCTGAAGTCGCCCTTCGGCGCCGAGCACCTCCTTCAACGTCCGGCCGTTGACGAACTCCATGACGATGAACGGCAACGTCTCACCGGTCGGCGCGGTCTCCTCGCCGGTGTCGTAGACAGCCACGATCGCCGGGTGGTTGAGCGAGGCGGCATTCTGCGCCTCCCGACGGAACCGCATCTGGAACGTCGCGTCCCGGGCGAGGTCGGTTCGGAGCATCTTGATCGCGACGTCCCGACCGAGCCGGAGGTCGCGACCGCGGTGCACCTCGGCCATGCCGCCATAGCCGAGCAGCTCGCCGACCTGGTACCTGCCACCGAGCAGGCGGGCCTGCGCTGTCATCGCGTCTGTCGTCCTTCGCTCGTCGTCGTCCCGCCGTCGTCCGGCTGGATTCGTACCTCACGACGGTACGACGTCCGGGTCGCATCGTCGCGTCCGTCGAGCCCCAGCGCGCCGGCCGTCACGGTCTGTGAGGCCAGCGCGCCGGCGGCACCGTCCTGTGACTGCTTCCGCAGGCTGTAGGAAATCACGCCGGAGCAGATGAGGACCAGTACGGCCAGCAGGATGGCGAGGAGCACCATTCCGGGCCGCGACCGGTGGGAGTCCGGCCCGGGCTGCACCGGGCCGGCCTGGTGGACGTACGCCGGGGGGTGTTCCTGGCGGACCTGTGGCGGTGGCACCGCCGCGGCGCCACGGGGATAGCCGGCCGGGGCGGCCGGCGGTCGGGCGTAGGGAACGGCCGGCGCGACGGTGGTGGGGCGCAGTGGCTGGGCCGGCGGGACGGAGGTGGGGCGAAGCTGCTGGGCCGGCGGTACCGACATGGGGCGCGGCTGCTGAGCCGGCGGAACCGAATTCGGCCGCTGCCCGGCGGGCGCCGGGCGGTGCGGGGCACCTGGCGGGCGCATCTGGTGCGCCTGCGGCACCTGCGCGCGGCCGGGTGCGGCAGGTGAGGCCGGCGCTGCGGAGACCGGCCCGGGGTTGCCACCGGCCCGGGCCTGCTGGGAGAGCGCGGCCTTGAGCTGGCGGGCGACACCGGCGAGGGCTGCTGCGCTGGGCCACCGGGCAGCCGGATCCTTCGCCAACGCCCGTTCCACGACGGCCCGGACCTGCGGCGGGATGTCGGCGGGCAGCGGCCGGGGCGTCTCCCGGACGTGCCGCATGGCGATGTCGAGCGGGTTGTCGCCCTCGAACGGCCGCCGTCCGGCGAGGCACTGGTAGGCGACGACGCCGAGCGCGTACACGTCGGAGGCGGGGGTGGCAACGCCGCCGGTGGCCTGCTCCGGCGAGATGTACGAGGCGGTGCCGAGCACCGAGCCGGCGGCGGTGAGCTGGCCGACCATGTCGGAACGGGCGATGCCGAAGTCGGTGAGCACAAGTGTGCCGTTCGGCCGGACCAGCAGGTTGCCCGGCTTGACGTCGCGGTGCACGATGCCCTTCTCGTGCGCGGCGTGCAACGCGTCGGCGGCCTGCGCGACGAGGGCCATCGTCCGGGCCGGGGTGAGCCGACCGACCCGGCTCAGCGTGGACGACAGGGCGTCGCCCTCGACGTACTCCATGACCAGGAAGGCGATCTGCTGGTCGTTGCCGAAGTCGTAGACGTCCACCACGCCGGGGTGGTTGATGGTGGCCATCGTGCGGGCCTCACCGCGGAACCGCTCGGCGAAGTCCGGGTCGTCGAGCAGCGCGGGGAGCAGGCTCTTCACGGCGACCGTACGGCCGAGCACCTGGTCGGTGCCGCGCCACACGTCGCCCATGCCGCCGCTGGCGATCCGCTCGTCGAGACGGTAGCGGTTGCCGAGCTGGACGCCGGGGCTGAGCATGTCAGCGACCCCCGGGGTCGGCGATGGCGGCTCGCATTATCTGGCCGCCGATGCGTGCGGCCTCGGCGCTCCCGCCACTGCCGGCCTGCTCCAGCACCACACACACCGCGGAGACCGGGTTGCCGTTCTTGTCCAGGGCGAAGCCGATGAACCAACCGTGGTCGGGGCGGTCCGGGGCGGACTGGGCGGTGCCGGTCTTGCCACCGACGGTGTAGCCGTTGATGGCTGCCTTCCGGCCGGTGCCGTTCTGCACCACGCTGACCATCATCTCGCGCAGGTCGGTCGCGACCTGACCGCTGACCGGCTGGCGCAGCTCCCGGGGCTTGGCGGTGTAGTAGCTGGTGGTCCGGTCCGGAGCGAGCAACTGCCGGACCAGGTACGGCCGCATCTGGCTGCCGTTGTTGGCGACCGCGCTCGCGATCAGGGCGCCTTCCAGCGGGGTCATCCGGACGTTGTTCTGCCCGATCGAGGACTGGGCGAGCGCGGCCGGGTCGGTGCTGCCGTCGGGGTTCTGCATGTCCCCGGTCCGGCTGGCCGCCGTGGGCAGGCCGCCCTCGCCGAGGTGACCCACTGTGAGGTCTTCCTGCTCGAACCCGAACTGCCGCGCCTTCTCCTTCACGGTGTCGGCGCCGAGGCGCACCCCGAGCTGGGCGAAGCCGGTGTTGCAGGATTCGGTGACCGCGTCCATCAGGGTGACCTGCGACTCGGGGCAGATCGACGGAGCGGCGTTGCGGATCTGGCTGCCGGAGGTGGGCGGCGTGTAGCTCGACCCGGCCGGGATCTGGGTGGTCTTGGTGACGCCGTTCTCCAGGGCTGCGGCGGCGATCACGATCTTGAAGGTGGAGCCCGGCGGCAGCGTCTCGCCGAGCGCGCGGTTCTTCAGCGGACCCTCCGGGTCCTGCTCCAGCTTGTTGAACGCCGCGGTCGCCTCATTGGTGTTGTGGCTGACCAGCGGGTTCGGGTCGAAGCTTGGCATCGAGACCAGCGCCTGTACCGCCCCGGTACGCGGGTCGATGGCGATCGCCGCGCCCTTCTTCGCCCCCACCTGGTTGTTGCGCAGCTGGTCGTACGCCACGTCCTGCGCCCGCTTGGAGAGCGTGAGCAGGACGTTGCCACCACCGGTCTCGTCACCGGTGAACAGGTCCTTGAACCGGTCGCCGATCAACTGGTCGCTGGTGCCGGCCAGGAAGTCGTTCTCCACCTGCTCGATGCCCTTGTCGGCCAGGTTGACAGGCTTGTAGCCGAGCACGTGGGCGTACTTGGCACCGCCCGGGTAGGAGCGCTGGAACTTCAGCTTGCCGGTGGTCTCCTTGCTGGTGGCCAGCGCGGTGCCGCCGGCCTCGATGTTGCCGCGCTTGCGCTTGTAGTCGGCAACCTGGACCCGACCGTTGTAGTCGCTGGTGCGGTATTCATCGGCCTTGTACGCCTGGATCCAGTTGAGGTTCGCGAAGAGCAGGCCGAACAGGACAATGACGACGACGCCGACGCGGCGCAGGGGTGCGTTCACGGCTTGATCACCTCCGTGGGAGCACCGTGCAACTGCTCGGGCGGGCCACCCGTCGGTCGGGCCGCCTTGCCACCACCACCGGTCACCGGACGGCGTGCGCCGTCGGAGACCCGCAGCAGCACCGCGATGAGCAGCCAGTTGGCCATCAGCGACGAACCACCGGCGGACAGGAACGGCGTGGTCTGACCGGTGAGCGGGATGAGCTTGCTGATGCCGCCGACGATCACGAAGACCTGGAGGCCCAGGGTGAACGCGAGACCGCCGGCGAGCAGCTTGCCGAACGAGTCACGCACCGCGAGCGCGGCGCGCAGGCCCCGCTCCACGATCAGCAGGTAGACCACGAGCAGCGCGGAGAGGCCGAAGAGGCCGATCTCCTCACCGATGCCGGCGAAGATGAAGTCGTTCTGCACCTCGGGCAGGATGTCCGGTTGGCCGCCGCCCGGCCCGGCGCCGAACAGCCCGCCCGTGCCGAGGGCGAGCAGGCCCTGGACGAGTTGGTAGCCCTTGCCGTGCGGATCGGCGAACGGGTCCAGCCAGATCTCCGCGCGCACGTAGAAGTTGGCGAACGGCCCACCGACCGTCGAGCCGAGGATGTAGGCGAGGTAGGCGCCCCCGAAGAAGAGGATCAGACCGATCAGCAGCCAACTGACCCGTTCGGTGGCGATGTAGAGCGTCACCACGAACATGCCGAAGTAGAGCAGCGAGGTGCCGAGGTCCTTCTCGAAGACCAGCACCAGGACGCTGATCAGCCAGACCACCACGACCGGGCCGAGGTCGCGCCCGCGCGGGAAGTCGATGCCGAGAAAACGCCGGCTGGCCAGCGACAACACCTCGCGCTTGCGCACCAGGTAGTAGGCGAAGAAGACAAGCAGCGCCAGCTTGGCGAACTCGCCTGGCTGGATGGAGAAGCCACCGACCCGGATCCACAGCTTCGCGCCGTTGATCTCGGAGATGCTGCTGGGCAGCACCGCCGGGAGCATCACCAGCACGATGCCGGCAAGCCCCAGGGTGTACGCGTACCGGGAGATCGAACGGTGGTCGCGCATGATGGCCAGCAGGACGGCGGCGAGGATCACCGAGGCGAGCGTCCAGGCCAACTGCCGGCCGCCGATACCGGCGAAGGTGGCCAGGCCCTCCCGGTCGGCAGGTGCCGCCTCGCCCAGGTCGATCCGGCGCAGGAAGCCCACCCCGAGGCCGTTGAGCAGGGCCACCGCAGGCAGCAGCGCCGGGTCGGCGTACGGGGCGAGGAACCGGATCACCAGGTGCAGGCCGAGGAAGACCGCGCCGACTGCGGCAGCGGGCATCCAGAAGTCCGGGGTGACAGTGTCCAGCAGGTTCGCCTCGACGGTCGCCATGTACGCGGCCACGATCACCATGGCCAACAGCAGCAGGGACAGCTCGGCGTTGCGACGTGACCGGGCCAGGCGTACGCCGGAATCCCCGCCCGTGGTGGCGGGCGAGGGTGCCGGTGTGGCCGCTACGGTCACGGGTGGGGTCCTTGTGATCTCAGCCGACGCTCACTCAGGAGACCGGCAGCCGGCCGGGTCGAGCCCCGGCGCTGTCGAATCGGAGGGCGTGGCGTCGGATGGGGAGGTCAGATCGGTGGCCGCGAGGGTCGGGCTTGCGCTGACGACCCCGTTGGGGGTCACCGGCGCCCCGGCGCTGGGGCTGCCGTTCGGCTCCGGGGTGGTCCCGGGAAGGGCGGTTGTCGGCGAGGCCGACGGCGTGCCGCCCACCGCCGTCGGGTCGGGCGGGCAGATCGGCTTCAGGTTCGGGTTGGTCGGGGTGTCGCTCGTCAGCTCGGCGAGCTGACGTTCGGCGTCCGGCTCGCTCTTGGCCCGGATGCCCACCTTGACGGTGTCCTGAGCGGCGACGGTGAGGTCGTCCAGCCGGGTGCTGCTGGTGCGGTGCACGGTGGAGAGGTCAACTCCGGCGATCTGCCCCTGGATGCCCCGGAAGACAGCGACCTGCCCTTCGTCGGTGGCACCCACGTAGTACTGGCGCTGCGTGTACGTCCAGCCGGCGAAGAGACCACCGCCGATGATCACCAGGATGGCCAGCGCCATCGCGGTGGCCCGCACCGGTCGGTGCCTCCGCTGCTCCGGCTCGTCGTCCGAGGACGTCGGCTCCTCCGGCACAGCCGGGCGCGGCGCGGAGAGCGCCGAGGCCCGGGCGGCAGGGGTCGAGTTGTCGGCGGAGGTGGCCATGCCCCGGTCCCGGGCGGCGGCGCCGCCCACGATCGGGGTCGCCTCGACGATGTCGTGGTCGGTGGCGTCGGCGATGATCACAGTGATGTTGTCCGGGCCGCCACCGCGCAGGGCGAGCTGAACCAGGCGCTCGACGCACTGCTGCGGGTCGGTGTACTCCCGCAGGGAATCACCGATCGTCTCGGCGCTGACCACACCCGACAGGCCGTCGCTGCAGATCAGGTAACGGTCACCGGGCAGCACCTGACGCACCGAATATTCGGGGTCGATGTCCCGGCCGTCCAGGGCGCGGGTCAGCAGCGAACGCTGCGGGTGGCTGCTCGCCTCCTCGGCGCTGATCCGGCCCTCGTCGACGAGCATCTGGACGTACGTGTCGTCCTTGGTGATCTGGGAGAACTCACCGTTGCGCAGCAGATAGGCCCGCGAGTCGCCGATGTGGACCATCCCCAGCTTGCTGCCGGAGAAGAGGGTCGCCGTCAGCGTGGTGCCCATCCCCTCCAACTGCGGGTTGGCGTCCACCGTGTCGCGGAGCTGTTGGTTGGCGGTGCCCACGGCCGAACGCAACGCGTCGACGAGGGCGTCCCCTGGGACGTCCTCGTCGAGCGGCGCCATGGCACCGATGACGATGTTGCTGGCGACGTCACCGGCGGCCATACCGCCCATGCCGTCGGCAACGGCGAGTAGCCGCGGCCCGGCGTAGACGGAGTCTTGATTGCCGTCACGGATCAGACCGCGGTCGCTGTGGGCCGCATAGCGCAGGGTCAGAGTCATGGCCGTAATTCGAGGGAAGTGCGGCCGATCCGGATCGGCACGCCGAGGGGGACGGGGGTTGGTCCGGTGACCTTAGCGCGATCGAGGTATGTCCCGTTAGTCGAGCCGAGGTCCTCGACGAACCACTGCCCCTCGCGCGGCATGAGCCGGGCATGCCGCGCGGAGGCGTAGTCGTCGGTGATGACAAGCGTGGAATCCTCGGCCCGACCGATGGTGATCTGCGCTTCACCGAGGGTGATCCGGGTGCCGGCCAGTTGACCGGCGGTCACCACCAGTTGATGGGCCGCCCGCCCCCGCTTCACCTTTGCTGGTTTGGCCGCCTGCTGCCCCGTCGAGGCGCCGACCGCTCGTGGTGCCGCCACCAGGCGACCGGACCGGGCTCCCGCGAAGAGGTCCCGACGGATCACACCGACCACCGTGAACACGAAGATCCACAGGAGGATCAGGAACCCGAACCGGGCGACGGTGATGACCAGTGCCGGCAAGGCGGCTCAGCCGTCCACGCGGAAGGTCAGCGTCGTGGTGCCGAGCTGGACCATGTCACCAGGGTTCAGGGCGACGGCGGAAACCCGCTGCCCGTTGACCATGGTGCCGTTCGTGGAGCCCAGGTCGGTCAGCACGACCTGGCCGCCGTCGAAATCCAGCCGGGCGTGTCGCCGGGAGATGCCGACGTCGGGCAGGCGCAGGTTGGCCTGGTCACCGCGACCGATCACCGTCGACCCCATCTGGAGGGGGTAGGTGCGGCCGTCACCGGAGACCAGCCGCACGTTGCGGCCACCACCGTGCCCGGGCGGCGGGCCGTAGCCCCCACCCTGGTCGTACGCGGGGTAGGCGGGCGGACCGGCGTCGTAGCCGGGTGCCGACACCGGGGCGACCTCGCCACCGGTGTAGACCTCGGCGGTGACGCGGAACATTCCCGTGTCCAGCCCCTCGCCCCGCTCGATCTCGACGATCACGTCGCCGTAGACCGTCCAGGCCTGCTCGCCGATGAACTCCGCCTGCGACTGGGCCAGTTCCTGGGCCAGCGCGGCGGCGTACGGGGCCAGCCGACTGTGGTCGAACGGCGAGAGATCGATCACGTAGCGGTTGGGCACCAGCGTCCGCCCACCGGCGAGGATCGCCTTGTGCGCCTCAGCCTCCCGCTGCATGGCATTGAGGATCTCCACGGGGTGGACCACCCCTTTGAAGACCTTGGCGAAGGCCCCTTCGACCAGGCCTTCCAGACGCTTCTCGAAGCGTTGCAGCACGCTCACCGGCTCCTCCTCGGGTCCCGAGGACATGATGGTATCCGGCCGGCGCGCGCGCAGCTCACACGCCGCTCGGCCCGCCTGCTACCGGCCTGTTCGGAAGGGCCGGGACTGCCGTGCTACTCTTTCGTCCGCCACGAACGGTAACCGGTCGAGGCGAGCACCCGGAACAGCCTAGTATCTCCGGGGTCCTGTTGGAGACAGCGGGCTCAGGGCAGCTAGAGTGGTCCGGGTTGTGCCACGGGGATGTGGCGGAATGGCAGACGCGCACGGTTCAGGTCCGTGTGCCCGAAAGGGCGTGGGGGTTCAACTCCCCCCATCCCCACCAGAGACGAGGGCTCCGCGGAATGCGGGGCCCTTCCGT from Micromonospora profundi harbors:
- a CDS encoding FHA domain-containing protein FhaB/FipA, whose product is MPALVITVARFGFLILLWIFVFTVVGVIRRDLFAGARSGRLVAAPRAVGASTGQQAAKPAKVKRGRAAHQLVVTAGQLAGTRITLGEAQITIGRAEDSTLVITDDYASARHARLMPREGQWFVEDLGSTNGTYLDRAKVTGPTPVPLGVPIRIGRTSLELRP
- a CDS encoding FhaA domain-containing protein — translated: MSSGPEEEPVSVLQRFEKRLEGLVEGAFAKVFKGVVHPVEILNAMQREAEAHKAILAGGRTLVPNRYVIDLSPFDHSRLAPYAAALAQELAQSQAEFIGEQAWTVYGDVIVEIERGEGLDTGMFRVTAEVYTGGEVAPVSAPGYDAGPPAYPAYDQGGGYGPPPGHGGGRNVRLVSGDGRTYPLQMGSTVIGRGDQANLRLPDVGISRRHARLDFDGGQVVLTDLGSTNGTMVNGQRVSAVALNPGDMVQLGTTTLTFRVDG
- a CDS encoding peptidoglycan D,D-transpeptidase FtsI family protein produces the protein MNAPLRRVGVVVIVLFGLLFANLNWIQAYKADEYRTSDYNGRVQVADYKRKRGNIEAGGTALATSKETTGKLKFQRSYPGGAKYAHVLGYKPVNLADKGIEQVENDFLAGTSDQLIGDRFKDLFTGDETGGGNVLLTLSKRAQDVAYDQLRNNQVGAKKGAAIAIDPRTGAVQALVSMPSFDPNPLVSHNTNEATAAFNKLEQDPEGPLKNRALGETLPPGSTFKIVIAAAALENGVTKTTQIPAGSSYTPPTSGSQIRNAAPSICPESQVTLMDAVTESCNTGFAQLGVRLGADTVKEKARQFGFEQEDLTVGHLGEGGLPTAASRTGDMQNPDGSTDPAALAQSSIGQNNVRMTPLEGALIASAVANNGSQMRPYLVRQLLAPDRTTSYYTAKPRELRQPVSGQVATDLREMMVSVVQNGTGRKAAINGYTVGGKTGTAQSAPDRPDHGWFIGFALDKNGNPVSAVCVVLEQAGSGGSAEAARIGGQIMRAAIADPGGR
- a CDS encoding FtsW/RodA/SpoVE family cell cycle protein translates to MTVAATPAPSPATTGGDSGVRLARSRRNAELSLLLLAMVIVAAYMATVEANLLDTVTPDFWMPAAAVGAVFLGLHLVIRFLAPYADPALLPAVALLNGLGVGFLRRIDLGEAAPADREGLATFAGIGGRQLAWTLASVILAAVLLAIMRDHRSISRYAYTLGLAGIVLVMLPAVLPSSISEINGAKLWIRVGGFSIQPGEFAKLALLVFFAYYLVRKREVLSLASRRFLGIDFPRGRDLGPVVVVWLISVLVLVFEKDLGTSLLYFGMFVVTLYIATERVSWLLIGLILFFGGAYLAYILGSTVGGPFANFYVRAEIWLDPFADPHGKGYQLVQGLLALGTGGLFGAGPGGGQPDILPEVQNDFIFAGIGEEIGLFGLSALLVVYLLIVERGLRAALAVRDSFGKLLAGGLAFTLGLQVFVIVGGISKLIPLTGQTTPFLSAGGSSLMANWLLIAVLLRVSDGARRPVTGGGGKAARPTGGPPEQLHGAPTEVIKP
- a CDS encoding protein phosphatase 2C domain-containing protein, producing the protein MTLTLRYAAHSDRGLIRDGNQDSVYAGPRLLAVADGMGGMAAGDVASNIVIGAMAPLDEDVPGDALVDALRSAVGTANQQLRDTVDANPQLEGMGTTLTATLFSGSKLGMVHIGDSRAYLLRNGEFSQITKDDTYVQMLVDEGRISAEEASSHPQRSLLTRALDGRDIDPEYSVRQVLPGDRYLICSDGLSGVVSAETIGDSLREYTDPQQCVERLVQLALRGGGPDNITVIIADATDHDIVEATPIVGGAAARDRGMATSADNSTPAARASALSAPRPAVPEEPTSSDDEPEQRRHRPVRATAMALAILVIIGGGLFAGWTYTQRQYYVGATDEGQVAVFRGIQGQIAGVDLSTVHRTSSTRLDDLTVAAQDTVKVGIRAKSEPDAERQLAELTSDTPTNPNLKPICPPDPTAVGGTPSASPTTALPGTTPEPNGSPSAGAPVTPNGVVSASPTLAATDLTSPSDATPSDSTAPGLDPAGCRSPE